GTCAGAACTTAAGTTTTTCAATCCGTGGAAATCCGTGAAATCCGTGGCCATTCCACTTCACGCATTTTCTAATAACACCACCACCTGTGCGATGGCCGCATTCTCCGTTCCGGTCCCTTCTGGAGTCTTCGCTTTGACGCTCACCCGCGATGTCTCAATGCCCAGCAATCGCGCAACACTTTCCTGAATTTCGCGTGCGTGCGGGCCGATTCTTGGCTGAGCAAGAATCAGCGTCGAGTCCATATTGGCAATGCGGTAGCCGGCGATGCGAATCTGCTTGAGCGCTTCGGTCACGAACACCGCAGAGTTTGCTCCTTTCCAACGCGGATCAGACGGCGGAAAGAATGCCCCGATATCCCCGGCGGCAACCGCCCCCAGCAGCGCATCGGTGAGAGCGTGTAGTAGCACATCGCCGTCGGAGTGCCCGGCAAGCCCCTGCGGATGCGGAATGTCAACCCCACCGATCTTGAGAGGAATACCAGGCTGGAATTCGTGGGAATCGTAGCCGCAGCCGATCCTCATCGGCTAAACCTTGGCCACGGATTGGCACGGATTTTCACGGATTGTTCCCCGGCTCTCTAACCCGCCAGAGGCCGGCGTGTCTCCAATGACAGGTAAAACTCCGCCAGTTCGAGATCAGACGGAGTCGTGATCTTCAGGTTACGGGCCGATCCCATGACTACGGCGACCTGGTGCCCGGAGCGCTCGACCAGTGAAGACTCGTCGGTTCCCGTGAATCCGTCGCGGGTGGCTTCGTGGAATGCGTCGCGGATGACGTGATAGCGAAATCCCTGCGGCGTCTGCACCAGCACAATGTGCTCGCGCGGAATCGTGGTGTTGACCACAGCGCCCTCGGCGGTACGATCGACCTGCTTGACGGTGTCCACGGCGGGAACCGCGGCAATCGCCGCGCCATGTCGCGCGGCAGCTTCGATCACACTCTGGATGATCTCGGAATCGACAAACGGGCGCACGGCATCGTGCACCAGGATAATGTCTTCGGGCGCAGCCTTTATG
The Terriglobales bacterium DNA segment above includes these coding regions:
- the ispF gene encoding 2-C-methyl-D-erythritol 2,4-cyclodiphosphate synthase, with the translated sequence MRIGCGYDSHEFQPGIPLKIGGVDIPHPQGLAGHSDGDVLLHALTDALLGAVAAGDIGAFFPPSDPRWKGANSAVFVTEALKQIRIAGYRIANMDSTLILAQPRIGPHAREIQESVARLLGIETSRVSVKAKTPEGTGTENAAIAQVVVLLENA
- the ispD gene encoding 2-C-methyl-D-erythritol 4-phosphate cytidylyltransferase — its product is MRVFVIIPAAGLGTRMAGAATTGRTAKPSAATLKQFAELGGAPIVILTLRKFAAVPKVDEIYVALRKSEIPGFRTRLDQEKLRKPVHLVEGGEHRQQSVANALEAIKAAPEDIILVHDAVRPFVDSEIIQSVIEAAARHGAAIAAVPAVDTVKQVDRTAEGAVVNTTIPREHIVLVQTPQGFRYHVIRDAFHEATRDGFTGTDESSLVERSGHQVAVVMGSARNLKITTPSDLELAEFYLSLETRRPLAG